One Phoenix dactylifera cultivar Barhee BC4 chromosome 8, palm_55x_up_171113_PBpolish2nd_filt_p, whole genome shotgun sequence genomic window carries:
- the LOC103710918 gene encoding uncharacterized protein LOC103710918 → MPQGNLRSAVHRSLTKSLPVGFEVGNETVQWGTSRRSKTSQSVALEPIERRGRRGSDLMPFRVKEEEKVMAYQEDSELQLLHVSKGAQKLDRMIDSWSKAPNLDGRSKHFAEDLLRSALDLQESLVMLEKLQNASKIMARMNKKQKPEFIYEREQELEQENSSETLGSKTFEGGGCHHWLQEPWLSIDGSSRNLVEELKQVIGDSLCRQNLLSLSSDDKKASSSKTLGYSQSKVANYKHSEQEVEAVGSIRASDQPKKPKARNLIAKLMGLEEVPSQTAQPVKKEEKGKNINSPRHSLDIEMPKARKLLFIPQIPDPKRKTLQEIIETMQFKGLLKSLQAEHRRCQPCFSDTPQLQQYARDFYGDDDVPPIVIMKPLHLPCWERGEIHKEPTLEKVAVKEDIRSTKLGQEEKVSDQKNMVTGTAERKKMKPKGKIKEKSFPNVKSVSVASSCRSQQKKEAFETRKKSDKEQKELFLNEKKQEEKKDFKATKVLISPSKTSTAAAKHDKRLAAARNNGSTQISTSQNQNLKCSSKSVAQNFSGSTKKKKTTGAKPIRSSSKEVKCKEDDKEVNSHNKTDSLSTTRSTFSGEELSEQADQDTEPCNRDDTVKSWKELCEVIGKINQDGNISGSGEEDIQLPEKKATTGEAAAIEDDLKLLLLGNQPFINRARELFNVDDNRPSYHQIKGTDEVGKRNAKLFLDIAAELMMRKSHQRKHLIHSSLQTHLWGRTVYYTMDLLVDEISNEISKLTNYSIVNDDAATDSLYRRLERDLKCKDPMINALWDSGWVDWICMEETDQVVDEVGEYVLASLIEEAAIELIY, encoded by the exons ATGCCTCAAGGCAATCTAAGATCAGCAGTTCACAGATCTTTAACAAAGAGCCTTCCTGTTGGATTTGAAGTTGGGAATGAAACAGTCCAATGGGGGACAAGCAGAAGGTCCAAAACCTCCCAGTCTGTTGCATTAGAGCCTATAGAACGAAGAGGCCGCCGTGGCTCAGATCTGATGCCCTTCAGGgttaaggaagaagagaaggtcaTGGCCTACCAAGAGGACAGCGAGTTGCAGCTGTTGCATGTCTCCAAAGGAGCTCAGAAGCTGGACCGGATGATCGACTCATGGTCAAAGGCACCAAATCTTGATGGGCGATCAAAACATTTTGCAGAAGATCTTCTGAGAAGTGCTTTGGATCTCCAGGAGTCGCTGGTCATGCTCGAGAAGCTGCAAAATGCCTCAAAGATAATGGCCAGGATGAATAAGAAGCAGAAACCAGAGTTCATTTATGAAAGAGAGCAAGAGCTAGAACAAGAGAACTCTTCTGAAACATTGGGTTCTAAAACATTTGAAGGTGGTGGCTGCCACCATTGGTTGCAGGAACCATGGCTTTCCATCGACGGATCTTCGAGGAATCTTGTTGAGGAGCTGAAACAAGTGATAGGAGACAGCCTCTGTAGGCAGAACCTCTTGTCGTTATCCTCTGATGATAAGAAGGCTTCTTCGAGCAAGACACTGGGGTACTCTCAAAGCAAGGTTGCCAATTATAAGCATAGTGAGCAAGAGGTAGAGGCAGTTGGTTCTATTCGTGCCTCAGACCAGCCTAAGAAGCCAAAAGCTCGAAATTTGATTGCTAAGCTTATGGGTCTGGAAGAAGTCCCTTCACAAACTGCACAGCCAgtcaaaaaagaagagaaggggaagaaCATAAATTCCCCAAGGCATAGTCTTGATATTGAGATGCCCAAGGCAAGGAAGCTGCTATTCATACCACAGATTCCAGATCCAAAGAGAAAGACACTCCAGGAAATCATCGAAACGATGCAATTCAAAGGGCTTCTGAAGAGTCTACAAGCTGAACACCGCAGATGTCAGCCTTGTTTCTCTGATACTCCACAGCTGCAACAGTATGCCAGAGATTTCTATGGGGATGATGACGTGCCACCAATTGTGATAATGAAACCTCTGCATTTACCATGCTGGGAGAGAGGTGAGATCCATAAGGAGCCTACTTTGGAAAAGGTGGCAGTTAAGGAAGACATCAGATCCACCAAGTTGGGCCAGGAAGAGAAAGTTTCTGATCAGAAAAATATGGTAACCGGAACAgcggaaaggaaaaaaatgaagcCCAAGGGGAAAATCAAAGAGAAATCATTTCCAAATGTTAAGTCTGTTTCCGTAGCTTCTTCGTGTCGGAGTCAGCAGAAGAAAGAGGCTTTTGAGACTCGAAAAAAATCTGATAAAGAACAGAAAGaattatttttgaatgagaagaaacaagaagagaagaaggatttCAAAGCCACAAAGGTGTTGATATCACCTTCCAAGACCTCTACAGCAGCTGCAAAGCATGATAAAAGACTAGCAGCAGCAAGGAATAATGGTTCCACTCAAATAAGCACATCACAAAATCAAAATCTAAAATGCTCATCAAAATCGGTAGCACAAAATTTCTCAGGTTccacaaagaagaagaagaccacaGGAGCAAAACCAATTAGAAGTTCTAGCAAAGAAGTT aaatgcaaagaagatgaCAAAGAAGTCAATTCTCATAATAAAACCGATAGTCTTTCAACAACAAGAAGCACTTTCTCAGGTGAAGAGCTCTCTGAACAGGCAGACCAAGATACAGAACCATGCAACAGAG ATGACACAGTAAAATCTTGGAAAGAATTATGTGAAGTTATTGGAAAGATCAATCAAGACGGAAACATCTCTGGGTCAGGAGAAGAAGATATTCAACTTCCTGAAAAGAAAGCGACTACAGGAGAAGCAGCTGCAATAGAAGATGACCTCAAACTGTTACTTTTGGGCAACCAACCATTCATTAACCGTGCACGAGAACTTTTCAATGTTGATGATAACAGACCTTCATACCATCAGATTAAAGGCACAGATGAGGTTGGAAAGAGAAATGCTAAGCTCTTCTTGGACATTGCGGCAGAGCTAATGATGCGCAAAAGCCACCAGCGGAAGCACTTGATTCATTCATCACTCCAAACCCACTTGTGGGGCAGAACAGTATATTACACTATGGACCTGTTGGTGGATGAAATCAGTAACGAGATCAGTAAACTGACTAATTACAGTATCGTTAATGATGATGCTGCTACAGATAGCCTTTATAGAAGACTGGAGAGAGATCTCAAATGCAAGGACCCAATGATAAATGCTTTGTGGGACTCTGGCTGGGTGGATTGGATTTGCATGGAAGAGACAGACCAAGTTGTAGATGAAGTAGGAGAGTATGTCTTGGCTTCGCTCATCGAAGAGGCTGCTATagaattaatatattaa
- the LOC103710917 gene encoding hydroxyphenylpyruvate reductase-like, protein MESLGVLLTFPTNSYLEEELSKRCKLFRLWETPPEKRREFLRANAASIRALVGNSGVGADAEMIDALPALEIVASFGVGLDKVDLAKCRKKGIRVTNTPDVLTDDVADLAIGLALATMRRICEADRYVRSGAWKAKGDYKLTSKFSGKTVGIIGLGRIGLAIAERAEAFDCPISYYSRSEKPHTNYKYHSSVVDLAANCHVLIVACALTEETRHIVNREVMDALGPKGVLVNVGRGAHVDEPELVSALLEGRLGGAALDVFEQEPHVPEQLFGLDNVVLVPHAGSGTWETRKAMADLVLGNLEAHATNKPLLTPVV, encoded by the exons ATGGAGTCCCTTGGCGTCCTCCTCACCTTCCCCACGAACTCCTACCTTGAGGAGGAGCTCAGCAAGCGGTGCAAGCTCTTCCGCCTGTGGGAGACCCCGCCGGAGAAGCGGCGGGAATTCCTTCGGGCGAACGCCGCCTCGATCCGGGCGTTGGTGGGCAACTCCGGGGTCGGGGCGGACGCGGAGATGATTGATGCGCTGCCGGCGCTTGAGATCGTGGCGTCCTTCGGCGTGGGGCTCGACAAGGTGGACCTCGCCAAGTGCCGGAAGAAGGGGATCCGGGTCACCAACACCCCCGACGTCCTCACCGACGACGTCGCCGACCTCGCGATCGGTCTCGCCCTCGCCACCATGCGCCGGATCTGCGAGGCCGACCGCTACGTCCGGAGTGGGGCCTGGAAGGCCAAGGGCGATTATAAGCTCACCTCAAAG TTCAGTGGCAAAACAGTTGGTATAATCGGGCTTGGCAGGATTGGTTTGGCCATAGCCGAAAGAGCTGAAGCATTTGATTGCCCCATCAGCTACTACTCGAGATCAGAGAAGCCGCACACAAATTACAAATACCACTCGAGTGTTGTCGATTTGGCAGCCAACTGCCATGTTCTCATCGTAGCATGCGCGTTGACGGAGGAAACCCGCCACATCGTCAACCGTGAGGTCATGGATGCCTTGGGTCCAAAGGGTGTGCTCGTGAACGTCGGACGGGGGGCTCACGTAGACGAGCCGGAGCTTGTTTCGGCACTGCTCGAGGGCCGCCTCGGAGGGGCTGCCCTCGACGTGTTCGAGCAGGAACCTCATGTTCCCGAGCAGCTATTTGGATTGGACAACGTGGTGTTGGTGCCTCATGCGGGGAGCGGCACCTGGGAGACTCGCAAAGCAATGGCAGACCTGGTTCTTGGGAACTTGGAGGCGCATGCTACCAACAAGCCCCTGCTGACTCCGGTGGTGTGA
- the LOC120111601 gene encoding dynein light chain LC6, flagellar outer arm-like, with protein MLEGKAVIHDTDMPVKMQLQAMSCASQALDLFDVLDCKSIAAHIKKEFDMRYGPGWQCVVGSNFGCFFTHRRGTFIYFCFETLYFLIFESAALTPV; from the exons atgtTGGAAGGGAAGGCAGTGATCCACGATACGGACATGCCCGTAAAGATGCAGCTGCAGGCCATGTCCTGTGCCTCCCAAGCCCTCGACCTCTTCGATGTCCTCGACTGCAAGAGCATCGCCGCTCACATCAAAAag GAGTTTGACATGAGGTATGGGCCTGGATGGCAGTGCGTGGTGGGTTCCAACTTCGGCTGCTTCTTCACCCACAGGCGGGGCACCTTCATCTACTTCTGCTTCGAGACTCTCTACTTCCTCATCTTCGAATCTGCTGCTCTTACTCCTGTTTAG